In a single window of the Trichoderma breve strain T069 chromosome 6, whole genome shotgun sequence genome:
- a CDS encoding asparaginase domain-containing protein has translation MEYKQQHSVSDSQVKIQPRLIIHGGAGNILRSNFPADKYAAYRSSLLSIVSKTRDYMNSPTHSEKNASNHHPSALEIATHAVAQLEDNPLFNSGHGAVFTRDGINELEASVMVSRGFKKRGVGVMGLRRVRNPILLARKMLEHGERDLAPAGSGHTQLHGQTAEQLAQMYGLEMVDPKYFFTQQRWDEHVRALEREQKGLSSGTWHAEEYLPQGTCGAVALDADGVICAATSTGGMTNKLTGRIGDTPVVGAGFWAEEWDEEGLEGLVEGARPGVSFVGPLKGLLADCFPTPWMYSPAGQFVPSSSTRSMGFSGTGNGDSFLRVNAVRTVAAIARYKPLAGNKALARVAGPGGELQKSAGDRWGRTGEGEGGIIGIECVLERDEDGGVVGVKSEVLMEYNCGGMYRAWIDDDGEAVMSIWSNGSADEL, from the exons atggagtacaaacaacaacactcCGTCTCAGACTCCCAAGTCAAGATCCAGCCTCGCCTCATCATCCACGGCGGTGCGGGAAACATTCTTCGCAGCAACTTTCCCGCCGACAAATATGCCGCCTACCgatcctctcttctctcaatC GTCTCCAAAACGCGAGATTACATGAACTCACCCACACACAGCGAAAAGAACGCAAGCAATCATCACCCCTCTGCACTAGAAATTGCCACCCATGCCGTCGCCCAACTAGAAGACAACCCGCTCTTCAACAGCGGTCACGGCGCAGTCTTCACGCGCGACGGCATCAACGAGCTAGAAGCCTCCGTAATGGTCTCGCGGGGCTTCAAGAAGCGCGGCGTAGGCGTCATGGGGCTGCGGAGAGTGCGCAATCCGATTCTTTTGGCGAGGAAGATGCTTGAGCATGGGGAGCGGGATCTTGCGCCTGCGGGATCt GGACATACAcagcttcatggccagaCAGCAGAGCAATTAGCACAAATGTACGGCCTGGAAATGGTCGACCCGAAATACTTTTTCACGCAGCAGCGTTGGGACGAACATGTCCGTGCGTTGGAGCGCGAACAAAAGGGTTTGAGCTCCGGGACCTGGCATGCGGAGGAGTATCTCCCACAAGGAACCTGCGGAGCAGTTGCTCTGGATGCAGACGGCGTGATTTGCGCTGCCACGAGCACAGGCGGTATGACGAATAAGCTGACTGGCCGAATTGGCGACACGCCCGTCGTCGGGGCTGGATTCTGGGCTGAGGAatgggatgaagagggatTGGAGGGGCTTGTTGAGGGGGCGAGGCCTGGGGTGAGTTTTGTTGGGCCGTTGAAGGGGTTGCTTGCGGATTGTTTCCCTACGCCGTGGATGTATTCGCCTGCTGGTCAGTTTGTgccctcatcttcgacaCGATCCATGGGGTTTTCGGGGACGGGGAACGGAGATTCGTTTCTGCGTGTCAATGCTGTGCGTACAGTCGCTGCTATTGCGCGATACAAGCCTCTCGCTGGAAACAAGGCATTGGCGAGAGTTGCTGGTCCGGGGGGCGAGTTGCAGAAGAGTGCTGGAGATCGATGGGGCCGGACGGGAGAGGGCGAAGGCGGGATAATTGGTATCGAGTGCGTCTTGGAgcgggatgaagatggtggtgttgttggtgttAAGTCGGAAGTGCTGATGGAGTATAATTGCGGTGGCATGTATAGGGCTtggattgatgatgatggggaggCGGTGATGAGTATCTGGTCGAATGGCTCTGCAGACGAGCTGTGA
- a CDS encoding tim17/Tim22/Tim23/Pmp24 family domain-containing protein gives MDHGRDPCPFVILNDFGGAFAMGAIGGTIWHGIKGFRNSPYGERRIGAITAVKMRAPVLGGNFGVWGGLFSTFDCAVKGIRKKEDPYNAIIAGFFTGGSLAFRGGVKAARNNAIGCAVLLAVIEGVGIAFGKMMSGSTKLEMPQPPPNSEVQAL, from the exons ATGGATCACGGACGCGACCCTTGTCCCTTTGTCATTCTCAATGACTTTGGCGGTGCCTTTGCCATGGGC GCCATTGGCGGAACCATCTGGCACGGCATCAAGGGCTTCCGAAACTCTCCCTACGGCGAGCGCCGCATCGGTGCCATCACCGCCGTCAAGATGCGAGCTCCCGTCCTGGGCGGCAACTTTGGCGTCTGGGGCGGTCTCTTCTCGACCTTTGACTGCGCCGTCAAGGGCATCCGCAAGAAGGAGGATCCTTACAACGCCATCAT TGCGGGCTTCTTCACCGGCGGCTCCCTTGCCTTCCGTGGTGGTGTCAAGGCTGCCCGAAACAACGCCATTGGCTGTGCCGTCCTGCTGGCCGTCATCGAGGGTGTCGGTATTGCCTTTGGAAAGATGATGTCTGGATCAACCAAGCTGGAGATGCCCCAGCCGCCGCCCAACTCTGAGGTCCAGGCGTTGTGA
- a CDS encoding bZIP transcription factor domain-containing protein: MSRLSRAEGRSPLPSLQSEISILNAEKYGEEPRQVNGKRSPESDHDEDDAVQKKRSRGRPRLDTKDETAADRRRTQIRLAQRAYRHRKDTAITTLEQKVKDLEASNEAMSKEFTKFYDIILAEGIFDIAPHAAPRLRLIADRLLRISSMVGTSSITSPDSDESIVAKPGAGRKGANDIAMSLGSQSSILEPEITASTFSTSQHQHPAAFNYEVIASATPNNASFPFFSLDATSSQPQSGSYLGNSIASPSPYPRLSPPAPFGFSERSFSKRLQRTTLERGLRLATMKNPPPEQYATVFGFCLLFESRESIIRRLAAGLKKAQSEVMDWKLSTSDQFGFLDSAFSSGGSDDLGHALLSLGKSNSAFSGLTSAFNQQSSTGSDERTEQRIRMICQNFEGEFFTADEVELFLRRLGLSIPPNVDYLETELDLNDLQAADDASTKSHFASIGLSPGSSGLGNGGGIHSNMWQMNGSSIGDFASSLRGDSSEGQNSKMTEFGDESDPNGGLVAFMNSHDFGQMWSTGSSWPKTKVSVDVRRLIEELVGRSVCLGRVPGVRPKDVIKSVKIAAGLSTSSAP; the protein is encoded by the exons ATGAGTCGCCTGTCTCGGGCTGAGGGCCGGTCCCCCTTGCCGTCGCTGCAGAGCGAAATCTCGATTCTCAATGCCGAAAAGTATGGCGAGGAGCCCAGACAAGTCAATGGCAAGCGCTCGCCAGAGTCGGATcatgacgaggacgatgccgTGCAGAAGAAGCGCTCCAGAGGCCGTCCGCGGCTCGACACCAAGGACGAGACAGCCGCCGAT CGTCGTCGAACCCAGATTCGCCTTGCTCAGCGAGCATACAGACACCGCAAAGACACCGCCATCACCACCCTCGAGCAAAAAGTCAAGGATCTCGAAGCCTCAAATGAGGCCATGAGCAAGGAGTTTACCAAATTTTACGACATTATCCTAGCCGAGGGCATCTTTGACATTGCCCCTCATGCCGCCCCTCGCCTCAGACTCATCGCCGACAGGCTCCTCcgcatctccagcatggTGGGAACCAGCAGCATCACTTCACCTGACAGCGATGAATCCATTGTGGCCAAACCTGGAGCCGGCCGCAAGGGAGCCAACGACATCGCCATGAGCCTCGGCTCCCAGAGCAGCATTCTCGAACCGGAGATCACGGCTTCTACCTTTTCTACCtcccagcaccagcatccgGCTGCTTTCAACTACGAAGTCATCGCCTCGGCCACGCCAAACAACGCCAGCTTCccattcttctctctcgatGCAACCTCCTCACAGCCCCAGAGCGGCAGCTATCTGGGCAACTCCATCGCCAGCCCTTCGCCTTACCCCCGACTCTCACCACCGGCGCCATTCGGCTTTAGCGAGCGCTCTTTTAGCAAGAGATTGCAGCGGACAACCCTGGAGCGCGGTCTCAGACTAGCCACAATGAAAAACCCGCCCCCTGAGCAGTATGCAACTGTTTTCGGCTTCTGCTTACTGTTTGAATCCCGAGAATCGATTATCCGGAGATTGGCCGCAGGGCTGAAAAAGGCTCAGAGCGAGGTTATGGACTGGAAGCTGTCGACATCTGATCAATTTGGATTCTTGGACAGTGCCTTTTCCTCGGGTGGCTCGGATGACTTGGGCCATGCGCTACTTTCTTTGGGCAAATCTAACAGTGCCTTTTCTGGCCTGACGTCGGCATTTAACCAACAGTCTTCAACTGGTTCTGATGAGCGAACAGAACAGCGGATACGGATGATTTGCCAAAACTTTGAGGGCGAGTTTTTCACAGCTGATGAAGTAGAGTTGTTCCTGCGCAGGCTCGGCTTGAGTATTCCTCCCAACGTCGACTATCTCGAAACAGAACTGGACCTCAACGACCTCCAAGCTGCCGACGATGCCAGCACAAAGAGCCACTTTGCCAGCATCGGACTATCTCCCGGCAGCTCAGGCCTGGGCAATGGGGGCGGCATCCACAGCAACATGTGGCAGATGAACGGCTCCTCGATTGGCGATTTCGCAAGTTCTCTACGAGGGGACTCATCAGAAGGTCAGAACAGTAAAATGACAGAGTTTGGAGACGAATCTGACCCGAATGGAGGATTAGTCGCGTTTATGAACAGTCACGATTTCGGCCAGATGTGGTCGACGGGATCTAGCTGGCCAAAGACTAAGGTTTCCGTCGACGTTCGCAGGCTGATAGAAG AACTGGTCGGTCGGTCAGTCTGCCTTGGCAGGGTACCGGGTGTGCGGCCCAAGGACGTGATCAAATCCGTCAAGATTGCGGCGGGCCTCTCAACCTCTAGCGCACCGTGA